The Gammaproteobacteria bacterium genome includes a region encoding these proteins:
- a CDS encoding DUF308 domain-containing protein produces the protein MADQSASASVVEISQSVAHRGWFIFEGVVFLLLGVLAILFPFIASVALEIYLGALLVVGGIATGIRAIAAKGVPYRSSSIVLAALTIITGLLLLIFVPGGLLALTLTLATFFIVQGIFEIARGVQSKGQRGRGWLIVSGLAGLIVGLLLWLGLPSTALWAVGTLTGINLIFTGIALLALTAVRTPRESH, from the coding sequence ATGGCCGATCAATCCGCAAGTGCGTCCGTAGTCGAGATCTCGCAGTCTGTTGCCCACCGCGGCTGGTTTATCTTCGAGGGCGTAGTCTTCCTGCTCCTTGGCGTACTCGCCATCCTGTTCCCGTTTATTGCCTCGGTGGCGTTGGAAATCTACCTCGGGGCACTGCTGGTGGTGGGCGGGATTGCGACAGGTATCCGCGCCATCGCCGCCAAAGGCGTTCCCTACCGCAGCAGCTCCATCGTCCTGGCTGCGCTTACAATCATAACCGGCCTACTGCTGCTAATCTTCGTACCGGGAGGACTGCTGGCTCTGACCCTGACCTTGGCGACGTTTTTTATCGTACAGGGCATCTTTGAAATTGCCCGCGGTGTGCAGAGCAAGGGCCAGCGCGGTCGCGGTTGGCTGATTGTAAGCGGTCTTGCGGGCTTGATCGTCGGTTTGCTCTTATGGCTTGGCTTGCCGTCGACGGCGCTGTGGGCCGTCGGCACGCTTACGGGCATCAACTTGATCTTCACCGGCATCGCCTTGCTCGCACTAACGGCGGTGCGCACGCCTAGAGAGTCTCACTGA